One part of the candidate division WOR-3 bacterium genome encodes these proteins:
- a CDS encoding MBL fold metallo-hydrolase, with translation MKIKFLGHAAFLITTKDGVRIITDPYKPGCYGGGIKYSAITEEADIVTISHEHDDHNERNLKGNPIFVNTAGEHTIKGIHIIGYEVYHDKSAGKERGRDIIYNMELEGMHLVHLGDLGHVLTSADKDKIGKVDILLIPVGGYFTIDAKDAEEIITLLKPKVVIPMHFKTAKCDFPIAPVDDFIKDKKVKRLNGEVEIAKENLPTETEIYVLMPIK, from the coding sequence ATGAAGATAAAATTTTTAGGTCATGCAGCATTTTTGATAACAACCAAAGATGGCGTGCGTATAATTACCGATCCTTATAAACCTGGGTGTTACGGAGGCGGGATAAAATACTCCGCGATTACTGAAGAGGCGGATATTGTGACGATTTCCCACGAGCACGACGACCACAATGAACGGAATTTAAAAGGAAATCCGATATTTGTTAATACTGCCGGGGAGCATACCATCAAAGGCATCCACATTATCGGTTATGAGGTTTATCACGATAAATCTGCGGGCAAAGAGCGGGGTCGGGATATCATTTACAATATGGAACTTGAAGGAATGCACCTTGTCCATCTTGGTGACCTCGGGCATGTTTTGACATCCGCCGATAAGGATAAAATTGGGAAGGTTGATATCCTTCTGATCCCGGTAGGTGGCTATTTTACGATTGATGCGAAAGATGCCGAAGAAATAATCACGCTTTTAAAACCCAAAGTCGTCATTCCCATGCATTTTAAGACGGCAAAGTGTGATTTTCCCATTGCTCCGGTAGATGATTTTATCAAAGATAAAAAGGTAAAAAGATTGAATGGGGAGGTGGAAATAGCGAAAGAAAATCTACCCACAGAGACTGAAATCTATGTTTTAATGCCGATAAAATGA
- the gap gene encoding type I glyceraldehyde-3-phosphate dehydrogenase produces the protein MKPKVAINGFGRIGRLVFRAGYKSDKFEFVAINDISDAKTLGHLLKYDSVHKKFDAHIEIKADALVVDGKEYKVLAEKEPAKLPWKNLGVDYVIEASGKFTERAQCEQHLKAGAKRVVITAPAKGEPKIPTFVMGINEDKYDPKKDTIVSNASCTTNCFAPMVKVLHENFVVKKGYLTTIHAYTNDQRILDLVHKDLRRARAAGLSMIPTSTGAARVIGEIFPELKGKLDGVAIRVPTADVSICDFVCEVEKSTTKEEVNQAFKKAAEGPLGKYLEYCEEPLVSVDFIGNPHSAIFDPELTMVNGNIVKTFAWYDNEWAYSLRIVDLLEYIIARE, from the coding sequence ATGAAACCAAAGGTCGCAATTAATGGTTTTGGAAGAATTGGCAGGCTTGTTTTTAGAGCCGGTTATAAAAGCGATAAGTTTGAATTTGTTGCTATAAATGATATAAGCGATGCAAAAACACTTGGACATTTATTGAAGTATGATTCCGTCCACAAAAAATTTGATGCCCATATAGAAATAAAAGCCGATGCGCTCGTTGTGGATGGGAAAGAATATAAAGTTCTTGCGGAAAAAGAACCTGCAAAACTTCCCTGGAAGAATTTAGGGGTTGATTATGTGATTGAAGCGTCAGGGAAGTTTACCGAAAGGGCTCAATGCGAACAACACCTTAAAGCCGGAGCAAAGAGGGTGGTGATAACTGCACCCGCAAAGGGGGAACCCAAGATTCCGACATTCGTGATGGGAATTAACGAAGATAAATACGACCCCAAAAAAGATACGATTGTATCCAATGCTTCTTGTACTACCAACTGTTTTGCACCAATGGTCAAAGTATTACACGAGAATTTTGTTGTTAAGAAGGGATATCTGACGACAATCCATGCCTATACCAACGATCAGCGCATCTTAGATTTGGTCCATAAAGACCTGCGGCGGGCACGTGCAGCCGGACTGTCAATGATACCGACTTCAACTGGAGCCGCAAGGGTGATTGGAGAGATATTCCCAGAATTGAAAGGTAAACTGGACGGTGTAGCGATCAGGGTACCGACCGCCGATGTGTCCATCTGCGATTTCGTCTGTGAGGTGGAAAAATCAACCACCAAGGAAGAAGTCAATCAAGCCTTTAAAAAGGCGGCTGAGGGTCCGCTCGGCAAATACTTAGAGTATTGTGAAGAGCCGTTGGTCTCGGTCGATTTTATTGGCAATCCCCACTCGGCAATATTTGATCCGGAATTGACCATGGTGAACGGCAATATTGTAAAAACCTTTGCCTGGTATGATAATGAGTGGGCATATTCATTAAGGATTGTCGATTTGCTTGAGTACATAATAGCGAGGGAATGA
- a CDS encoding Fe-S-containing hydro-lyase, whose amino-acid sequence MSQPIRLNTPLTDEDVLKLKIGDSVLITGKIYTARDAAHKRLFELAEKGEPLPLDLKGQIIYYAGPAPAKPGYVIGPAGPTTSGRCDPYTPKLLEIGLKGMIGKGVRSRTVKEAMQKYKAVYFAATGGAAALIAKNIKAVKVVAYEDLGAEAIRELEVVDFPVIVANDAYGGDLYEEGIKKYRKD is encoded by the coding sequence ATGTCTCAACCCATCAGATTAAATACTCCACTCACTGATGAAGATGTTTTAAAATTGAAAATTGGCGATAGTGTTTTGATCACCGGGAAGATATACACCGCCCGGGATGCTGCACATAAAAGGTTATTTGAGTTAGCGGAAAAAGGCGAGCCCTTGCCGCTGGATTTGAAAGGGCAGATAATCTACTATGCAGGACCAGCTCCAGCCAAGCCGGGCTATGTAATTGGACCGGCAGGACCGACTACTTCCGGACGTTGCGATCCATATACTCCGAAATTGCTTGAAATTGGCTTGAAGGGAATGATTGGTAAGGGAGTGCGTTCAAGAACGGTTAAAGAGGCGATGCAGAAGTACAAAGCCGTATATTTTGCTGCCACCGGTGGTGCGGCGGCACTCATTGCTAAAAACATCAAGGCAGTTAAAGTTGTGGCTTATGAAGATTTAGGTGCGGAGGCGATTCGAGAATTAGAAGTGGTTGATTTTCCAGTGATTGTGGCAAACGATGCCTATGGCGGTGATTTATATGAGGAAGGGATAAAAAAATACCGAAAGGATTAG
- a CDS encoding HD domain-containing phosphohydrolase: protein MGGLPPYKGFKFQEIFDFDLKASHYQKLFKNINAVIYIIDRRGRIVYLNDFVEKVSHYKVRELIGKHFKYVVAPESMEVVRKTFLQQLKGKNIKPYELTVLDKTGQKIYLQTSERIIIKEGKVQGIIGFAIDITEHKELTNELSKMIKELYLLQLISQELSSILDLELLLQRIVRHLKETLNYERAAVALVDEKTKELIVRAAEKPYSKKIQPRLRLKLGQGITGYVAQTGKPYLANDVTQNSRYYIFDKKTKSEIAVPLKVGERVIGVINIESYKKNTFTDKDLELLSLVANQASIAIQNSQLYQSLKQSYLDSIKTLVSAIEAKDPYTSGHSERVRKYALKIAKKLKLKPEQIEELDYAGYLHDIGKIGISDALLTKPSPLTEEEYQKVKEHPKIGHNILKHAHHLAGACEIIKYEHERYDGTGYPNGLKRDQIPIGARIIAVADAYDAMTTDRPYRKALSKKEAIRRLKECSGTQFDPKVVRAFLKVLGAK, encoded by the coding sequence ATGGGCGGGCTACCACCTTATAAGGGGTTTAAGTTTCAAGAAATTTTTGATTTTGACTTAAAAGCATCCCATTATCAAAAACTCTTTAAAAATATCAACGCCGTGATTTATATCATCGACCGTCGGGGGAGGATCGTTTATCTCAACGATTTTGTAGAAAAAGTCTCCCATTATAAGGTGCGTGAACTCATTGGCAAACATTTTAAATATGTCGTTGCTCCCGAATCGATGGAAGTAGTAAGAAAAACATTCCTTCAACAACTGAAGGGCAAAAATATCAAACCTTACGAACTCACGGTTCTCGATAAAACCGGTCAGAAAATCTATCTCCAGACCAGTGAACGAATAATTATCAAAGAGGGCAAAGTTCAGGGAATAATCGGCTTTGCCATCGATATCACTGAACATAAAGAATTGACTAATGAATTGTCCAAGATGATCAAAGAACTTTATTTACTCCAATTAATCAGCCAGGAATTATCCTCCATTCTGGACCTTGAATTACTCCTCCAGCGGATTGTTCGGCACCTCAAAGAGACTTTAAATTACGAGCGAGCGGCGGTGGCATTGGTGGATGAGAAAACAAAGGAACTCATCGTCCGCGCCGCAGAAAAGCCCTACTCTAAAAAAATCCAACCACGCCTCAGATTAAAACTGGGACAGGGAATCACAGGATATGTTGCCCAGACCGGGAAACCTTATCTTGCCAATGATGTCACGCAAAATAGTCGTTACTATATTTTTGACAAAAAAACAAAATCAGAGATTGCTGTGCCGCTGAAGGTCGGTGAAAGAGTCATCGGTGTGATTAATATTGAAAGCTATAAAAAAAATACCTTCACCGATAAGGATTTAGAATTGCTATCCCTTGTTGCCAACCAGGCCTCAATCGCCATTCAAAATAGCCAGTTGTACCAATCGCTCAAACAGAGTTATCTTGATAGTATCAAAACTCTTGTTTCGGCTATTGAAGCCAAAGACCCCTACACCTCAGGACATTCGGAACGTGTTAGAAAGTATGCTCTAAAGATCGCCAAGAAGTTAAAATTGAAACCTGAACAGATTGAAGAACTTGATTACGCCGGTTATTTGCACGATATCGGCAAGATTGGCATCAGCGATGCGCTGTTAACAAAACCGAGCCCGTTGACGGAAGAGGAATATCAAAAAGTCAAAGAACATCCGAAAATTGGCCATAATATCCTTAAACATGCCCACCATCTGGCGGGTGCCTGTGAGATTATTAAGTATGAGCACGAGCGCTACGACGGCACGGGCTATCCGAATGGTTTGAAAAGAGACCAGATTCCCATCGGCGCCCGCATAATTGCGGTTGCCGATGCCTACGATGCGATGACCACCGACCGACCCTACCGAAAGGCGTTGAGTAAAAAGGAAGCAATACGACGCTTAAAAGAATGCAGTGGCACTCAATTTGACCCAAAAGTGGTCCGAGCCTTCTTAAAAGTACTCGGTGCCAAATAA
- a CDS encoding fumarate hydratase, which produces MREVEYNTVVETVARLCKEANYFLGEDVYEALKKGLEKEESPVGKDILNQLLKNADIAKQEEIPICQDTGFAVVFLEHGMDVRVKGDINQAITEGVAKGYTEGYLRKSILSDPIKGKNTNDNTPPIIYTRLVPGDKIKITVAPKGGGSENMSAVKMMTPADGIEGVKKFVVDTVVQASSNPCPPIVVGVGIGGNFEYVAFLAKKALLRNIGERNPDPFYADVERELLEKINNTGVGPMGLGGRITCLDVFIEVFPRHIASFPVAVNINCHAARHKSAVI; this is translated from the coding sequence ATGCGAGAAGTGGAATACAATACCGTCGTGGAAACCGTGGCGCGGTTATGTAAAGAAGCCAATTATTTTTTGGGTGAAGATGTTTATGAGGCGTTAAAAAAAGGACTGGAAAAAGAGGAATCACCGGTAGGTAAGGATATTTTAAACCAGCTGCTGAAAAATGCGGATATTGCAAAACAAGAGGAAATTCCTATCTGTCAGGATACTGGTTTTGCGGTGGTCTTTCTTGAGCATGGTATGGATGTCCGGGTAAAAGGAGATATCAACCAGGCGATTACCGAGGGGGTGGCAAAGGGATATACCGAAGGCTATTTGAGAAAGTCCATATTATCCGATCCTATCAAAGGAAAGAATACCAATGATAACACCCCTCCGATTATCTATACCAGGCTCGTGCCCGGAGATAAGATAAAGATAACCGTGGCACCGAAAGGCGGTGGAAGTGAAAATATGAGTGCGGTGAAGATGATGACACCGGCAGATGGTATTGAAGGGGTGAAGAAATTTGTTGTTGATACGGTAGTTCAAGCAAGCTCCAATCCCTGTCCGCCGATTGTGGTCGGAGTGGGTATCGGGGGCAATTTTGAGTATGTGGCGTTTCTGGCTAAGAAAGCACTTTTGCGCAATATCGGTGAGCGCAACCCTGATCCATTCTATGCGGATGTTGAAAGGGAGTTACTGGAGAAGATAAACAATACCGGCGTTGGTCCGATGGGTCTGGGTGGTAGGATTACCTGTCTGGATGTCTTTATTGAAGTCTTCCCCCGGCATATCGCTTCGTTTCCGGTCGCGGTGAATATCAACTGTCATGCCGCAAGACACAAAAGTGCGGTGATATAA
- a CDS encoding ABC transporter substrate-binding protein, translating into MKKIIPFLFGILILSCGPQENVIKIGLVAPLTGDVKTFGESTKNGFLLAIEEVNALGGINGKQVKTFIQDDKNDPTEAANAGSKLINQDGVKLIVGSVSSKCSIPLSQVCQDASVVMISPTSTNPKVTIRDDGTRKDFIFRACFIDPFQGKVAAKFALENLKAKTTAILYDVGNDYVKGLAEFYRDNFTQGGGQVLVYESYQKDDTDFSALLTKVKQANPDVLYIPDYYNKVGLIAKQARQMGIRSILMGGDGWDSPEMLKIAGDAIVGGYFTNHYSPDDPRPEVQEWVKKYLAKYGSMPDALATLAYDATCLLLEAIKKANSDNPVKVREALQGIKDFKSVSGNISLDEYGNPIKSAVILKYTKTGQEYVATVNP; encoded by the coding sequence ATGAAAAAGATAATCCCATTCTTGTTTGGTATTTTAATACTTTCCTGCGGGCCGCAGGAGAATGTTATAAAGATTGGGCTTGTCGCACCCTTGACCGGTGATGTGAAGACCTTTGGTGAATCCACCAAAAATGGATTCCTTCTGGCGATTGAAGAAGTTAATGCCTTGGGTGGAATAAATGGCAAACAGGTTAAGACCTTCATTCAGGATGATAAAAATGACCCCACCGAGGCAGCGAATGCCGGAAGTAAACTTATCAATCAGGATGGAGTTAAATTAATTGTCGGTTCGGTATCTTCTAAATGTTCTATACCTCTCTCTCAGGTCTGTCAGGATGCAAGTGTGGTGATGATTTCACCCACTTCCACCAATCCCAAGGTTACTATTCGCGACGATGGCACGCGTAAGGATTTCATTTTCCGGGCGTGTTTTATCGATCCTTTCCAAGGAAAGGTCGCGGCGAAATTTGCGCTGGAGAATCTAAAGGCAAAGACCACCGCTATTCTCTACGATGTAGGAAATGATTATGTAAAAGGATTGGCAGAATTTTACCGGGATAACTTTACCCAGGGCGGCGGACAGGTTCTGGTTTATGAATCTTACCAGAAAGATGATACCGATTTCTCAGCTTTACTAACCAAGGTTAAACAGGCAAATCCGGATGTACTTTATATTCCCGATTATTATAATAAAGTGGGATTGATTGCAAAACAGGCGCGGCAGATGGGTATAAGATCAATTTTAATGGGCGGCGATGGATGGGATTCCCCAGAGATGCTTAAAATTGCTGGTGATGCGATAGTTGGTGGTTATTTTACTAACCATTATTCTCCTGATGATCCCCGACCTGAAGTTCAGGAGTGGGTAAAAAAATATCTGGCAAAATATGGTTCGATGCCGGACGCCTTAGCTACATTAGCTTATGATGCCACCTGTCTATTACTTGAAGCGATAAAAAAGGCGAATTCCGATAATCCGGTAAAGGTTAGAGAGGCACTCCAAGGAATAAAGGATTTCAAATCAGTTTCAGGTAATATTTCACTTGATGAATATGGTAATCCAATAAAGAGCGCGGTGATTTTGAAATATACAAAAACCGGGCAGGAGTATGTAGCAACCGTAAACCCCTAA